A genomic region of Acipenser ruthenus chromosome 9, fAciRut3.2 maternal haplotype, whole genome shotgun sequence contains the following coding sequences:
- the LOC131737979 gene encoding uncharacterized protein LOC131737979 isoform X2 gives MLRRGQAMLPFFLLAWVLKLTQAHALAYDVLQDQAAANSADQRWQSFDHMFAETESDAADYGLLDFSQHYSTVAPADKSTSEGGLTTLVSATTCGVTDMTIKLSGGRLTDLKVRVAIILVEVSKIARRCRYKLLEKKGVVIFTTAFKGCNVKARGGQYVLTLMWRNNYVHMSCPVPTPDRPITICGKSSMTITLPAGPVEALRVKNKFNKWVSIYEVAVKCKYQLLRDSEGRITFTTSYNGCHVRRSMDRYFYNIYYQMAPGKLGQALMSCRTGINVTVPTEESLPSVFCAKSGMMIKLPKGSLNAVKVRDGSGKTIPVDSVAKNCNYQLFQMKTGHIILIASFQSCQIAFVNGNYVLAIIYTTYSGDFASVQIECPTSGEPTKPPPSTKPIPPTPVCGASSMMVELPEGPLQQVKIRSEDLFYDGNYILTLLYTTTAGKRGYVHMRCPTIALTTTNTKLTKTTRTSAGESNRRARRNAGDETQDHALSLRGCNQDDAQGLWGCNQDDAQGLWGCNQDDEKRLWGCNQDDTRSWGCNQDNMKGLWGCNQDDTKGLWGCNQDDTKGLWGYNQDDAQRLWGCNQDDEKRLWGCNQDDTRSWGCNQDNTKGLWGCNQDDTKGLWGYNQDDAQGLWGCNQDDEKRFWGCNQDDTQELWGCNQDDEKRLWGCNQDDAQGLWGCNQDDEKRLWGCNQNDEKRLWGCNQDDTHSWECNQDNTKGLWGCNQDNTKGLWGCNQDDEKRFWGCNQDNTKGLWGCNQDNTKGLWGCNQDDEKRLWGCNLDNTKRLWGCNQNNTKGLWGCNQDDAQGF, from the exons ATGTTACGGAGAGGGCAGGCTATGCTGCCTTTCTTCTTATTGGCCTGGGTCTTGAAGCTCACACAAGCGCATGCTTTAGCTTATGATGTTCTGCAGGACCAAGCAGCTGCAAATTCTGCGGATCAACGGTGGCAGTCTTTTGATCATATGTTTGCTGAGACTGAATCTGATGCTGCAGACTATGGGCTTCTTGATTTCAGCCAGCATTATAG TACAGTGGCACCGGCAGATAAATCAACAAGTGAAGGAGGGCTGACCACCCTGGTTTCGGCAACTACATGCGGTGTCACAGACATGACCATCAAATTGTCTGGTGGAAGGTTGACAGACCTCAAAGTGCGAG TCGCCATTATACTTGTTGAAGTAAGCAAGATTGCTCGGAGATGCAGGTACAAGTTGTTGGAGAAAAAAGGAGTTGTCATCTTTACAACTGCCTTCAAAGGTTGCAATGTGAAAGCACGG GGTGGGCAATATGTGTTGACCCTGATGTGGAGAAACAACTATGTGCATATGTCCTGTCCAGTTCCCACACCTGATAGACCTATTACAATCTGTGGTAAGAGTAGCATGACCATCACACTCCCAGCAGGACCAGTAGAAGCACTTCGTGTAAAAA ATAAATTCAACAAATGGGTATCCATTTACGAAGTTGCTGTTAAATGCAAATATCAACTGTTGCGTGATTCAGAGGGAAGGATCACTTTCACTACTTCCTACAATGGATGTCACGTGAGGAGATCG ATGGATCGTTATTTCTATAACATCTACTATCAAATGGCTCCAGGGAAGCTAGGACAGGCACTCATGTCTTGTAGGACAGGAATTAATGTTACAGTCCCAACTGAAGAGTCCTTGCCATCAGTGTTTTGTGCCAAGTCTGGCATGATGATCAAATTGCCTAAGGGAAGTCTTAACGCAGTCAAAGTGAGAG ATGGGTCTGGCAAGACAATACCTGTGGATAGTGTTGCCAAGAACTGCAATTATCAACTCTTTCAAATGAAGACTGGACACATCATCTTGATTGCTTCCTTCCAAAGCTGTCAAATTGCATTTGTG AATGGAAACTATGTCCTGGCCATTATCTATACAACTTATTCTGGAGACTTTGCATCAGTGCAGATAGAATGCCCTACCAGTGGAGAACCAACAAAACCCCCTCCCTCTACAAAACCCATTCCTCCAACTCCTGTCTGTGGAGCTTCCAGCATGATGGTGGAGCTGCCTGAGGGACCTCTGCAGCAAGTGAAGATAAGGAGTGaggatttattttat gatgGAAATTACATCTTGACCTTGCTCTACACAACCACTGCTGGTAAACGAGGGTATGTGCACATGAGATGTCCAACAATAGCCCTTACAACCACTAATACGAAGCTAACAAAGACTACCAGAACCAGTGCTGGGGAATCAAACAGGAGAGCTAGAAGAAATGCTGGGGATGAAACCCAAGACCATGCGTTGTCTCTGcggggatgcaaccaggacgacgcgcaggggctctggggatgcaaccaagaCGACGcgcaggggctctggggatgcaaccaggacgacgagaagaggctctggggatgcaaccaagaCGACACGCGCtcctggggatgcaaccaggacaacatgaaggggctctggggatgcaaccaggacgacacgaaggggctctggggatgcaaccaggacgacacGAAGGGGCTCTGGGGATACAACCAGGACGACGCacagaggctctggggatgcaaccaggacgacgagaagaggctctggggatgcaaccaagaCGACACGCGCtcctggggatgcaaccaggacaacacgaaggggctctggggatgcaaccaggacgacacTAAGGGGCTCTGGGGATACAACCAGGACGACGcgcaggggctctggggatgcaaccaggacgacgagaagaggttctggggatgcaaccaggacgacacGCAGgagctctggggatgcaaccaggacgacgagaagaggctctggggatgcaaccaggacgacgcgcaggggctctggggatgcaaccaggacgacgagaagaggctctggggatgcaaccagaacgacgagaagaggctctggggatgcaaccaggacgacacACACTCCTGGGAATGCAACCAGGACAACACgaaggggctctggggatgcaaccaggacaacacgaaggggctctggggatgcaaccaggacgacgagaagaggttctggggatgcaaccaggacaacacgaaggggctctggggatgcaaccaggacaacacgaaggggctctggggatgcaaccaggatgacgagaagaggctctggggatgcaacctgGACAACacgaagaggctctggggatgcaaccagaaCAACACgaaggggctctggggatgcaaccaggacgacgcgCAGGGGTTCTGa
- the LOC131737979 gene encoding uncharacterized protein LOC131737979 isoform X1 translates to MTLMLTSQKSLHILIVTSPKENVSNTLVTEMGIGELGNEESDSDNYTSGTYSETLGYDFALFLDLEKEGNDSLPPGDVVNGDLPGMHASFDRSVLTDINQELYEALSPAFKITSARNFPNLSGGHMLPSSIYDASIGPYGVFNLPIKNSGILSHHSTVAPADKSTSEGGLTTLVSATTCGVTDMTIKLSGGRLTDLKVRVAIILVEVSKIARRCRYKLLEKKGVVIFTTAFKGCNVKARGGQYVLTLMWRNNYVHMSCPVPTPDRPITICGKSSMTITLPAGPVEALRVKNKFNKWVSIYEVAVKCKYQLLRDSEGRITFTTSYNGCHVRRSMDRYFYNIYYQMAPGKLGQALMSCRTGINVTVPTEESLPSVFCAKSGMMIKLPKGSLNAVKVRDGSGKTIPVDSVAKNCNYQLFQMKTGHIILIASFQSCQIAFVNGNYVLAIIYTTYSGDFASVQIECPTSGEPTKPPPSTKPIPPTPVCGASSMMVELPEGPLQQVKIRSEDLFYDGNYILTLLYTTTAGKRGYVHMRCPTIALTTTNTKLTKTTRTSAGESNRRARRNAGDETQDHALSLRGCNQDDAQGLWGCNQDDAQGLWGCNQDDEKRLWGCNQDDTRSWGCNQDNMKGLWGCNQDDTKGLWGCNQDDTKGLWGYNQDDAQRLWGCNQDDEKRLWGCNQDDTRSWGCNQDNTKGLWGCNQDDTKGLWGYNQDDAQGLWGCNQDDEKRFWGCNQDDTQELWGCNQDDEKRLWGCNQDDAQGLWGCNQDDEKRLWGCNQNDEKRLWGCNQDDTHSWECNQDNTKGLWGCNQDNTKGLWGCNQDDEKRFWGCNQDNTKGLWGCNQDNTKGLWGCNQDDEKRLWGCNLDNTKRLWGCNQNNTKGLWGCNQDDAQGF, encoded by the exons ATGACCCTGATGTTGACTTCCCAGAAGTCCTTGCATATACTGATTGTTACTTCACCTAAAGAGAATGTGTCCAATACACTTGTGACAGAAATGGGTATAGGTGAACTTGGCAATGAAGAGTCTGACTCTGACAACTATACATCTGGTACCTACTCTGAAACCCTAGGCTATGATTTTGCCTTGTTTTTAGATCTTGAAAAGGAAGGTAATGATTCTTTGCCTCCTGGAGATGTAGTTAATGGTGACCTTCCTGGCATGCATGCTTCTTTTGACCGCTCTGTGCTTACTGATATAAATCAGGAGTTGTATGAAGCTCTTTCTCCAGCTTTCAAGATTACCAGTGCACGCAACTTTCCTAATCTCTCTGGAGGTCACATGTTGCCAAGTAGCATCTATGATGCCTCTATAGGACCCTACGGTGTCTTCAATCTACCTATTAAGAACTCAGGAATCCTTTCACACCATAGTACAGTGGCACCGGCAGATAAATCAACAAGTGAAGGAGGGCTGACCACCCTGGTTTCGGCAACTACATGCGGTGTCACAGACATGACCATCAAATTGTCTGGTGGAAGGTTGACAGACCTCAAAGTGCGAG TCGCCATTATACTTGTTGAAGTAAGCAAGATTGCTCGGAGATGCAGGTACAAGTTGTTGGAGAAAAAAGGAGTTGTCATCTTTACAACTGCCTTCAAAGGTTGCAATGTGAAAGCACGG GGTGGGCAATATGTGTTGACCCTGATGTGGAGAAACAACTATGTGCATATGTCCTGTCCAGTTCCCACACCTGATAGACCTATTACAATCTGTGGTAAGAGTAGCATGACCATCACACTCCCAGCAGGACCAGTAGAAGCACTTCGTGTAAAAA ATAAATTCAACAAATGGGTATCCATTTACGAAGTTGCTGTTAAATGCAAATATCAACTGTTGCGTGATTCAGAGGGAAGGATCACTTTCACTACTTCCTACAATGGATGTCACGTGAGGAGATCG ATGGATCGTTATTTCTATAACATCTACTATCAAATGGCTCCAGGGAAGCTAGGACAGGCACTCATGTCTTGTAGGACAGGAATTAATGTTACAGTCCCAACTGAAGAGTCCTTGCCATCAGTGTTTTGTGCCAAGTCTGGCATGATGATCAAATTGCCTAAGGGAAGTCTTAACGCAGTCAAAGTGAGAG ATGGGTCTGGCAAGACAATACCTGTGGATAGTGTTGCCAAGAACTGCAATTATCAACTCTTTCAAATGAAGACTGGACACATCATCTTGATTGCTTCCTTCCAAAGCTGTCAAATTGCATTTGTG AATGGAAACTATGTCCTGGCCATTATCTATACAACTTATTCTGGAGACTTTGCATCAGTGCAGATAGAATGCCCTACCAGTGGAGAACCAACAAAACCCCCTCCCTCTACAAAACCCATTCCTCCAACTCCTGTCTGTGGAGCTTCCAGCATGATGGTGGAGCTGCCTGAGGGACCTCTGCAGCAAGTGAAGATAAGGAGTGaggatttattttat gatgGAAATTACATCTTGACCTTGCTCTACACAACCACTGCTGGTAAACGAGGGTATGTGCACATGAGATGTCCAACAATAGCCCTTACAACCACTAATACGAAGCTAACAAAGACTACCAGAACCAGTGCTGGGGAATCAAACAGGAGAGCTAGAAGAAATGCTGGGGATGAAACCCAAGACCATGCGTTGTCTCTGcggggatgcaaccaggacgacgcgcaggggctctggggatgcaaccaagaCGACGcgcaggggctctggggatgcaaccaggacgacgagaagaggctctggggatgcaaccaagaCGACACGCGCtcctggggatgcaaccaggacaacatgaaggggctctggggatgcaaccaggacgacacgaaggggctctggggatgcaaccaggacgacacGAAGGGGCTCTGGGGATACAACCAGGACGACGCacagaggctctggggatgcaaccaggacgacgagaagaggctctggggatgcaaccaagaCGACACGCGCtcctggggatgcaaccaggacaacacgaaggggctctggggatgcaaccaggacgacacTAAGGGGCTCTGGGGATACAACCAGGACGACGcgcaggggctctggggatgcaaccaggacgacgagaagaggttctggggatgcaaccaggacgacacGCAGgagctctggggatgcaaccaggacgacgagaagaggctctggggatgcaaccaggacgacgcgcaggggctctggggatgcaaccaggacgacgagaagaggctctggggatgcaaccagaacgacgagaagaggctctggggatgcaaccaggacgacacACACTCCTGGGAATGCAACCAGGACAACACgaaggggctctggggatgcaaccaggacaacacgaaggggctctggggatgcaaccaggacgacgagaagaggttctggggatgcaaccaggacaacacgaaggggctctggggatgcaaccaggacaacacgaaggggctctggggatgcaaccaggatgacgagaagaggctctggggatgcaacctgGACAACacgaagaggctctggggatgcaaccagaaCAACACgaaggggctctggggatgcaaccaggacgacgcgCAGGGGTTCTGa
- the LOC117406243 gene encoding zona pellucida sperm-binding protein 4-like, with protein MVLELPKEPLKRVLFLDKSNQWVAVIDAPEYCNYTLSQGIGRNFFITPYTACDVRILNKNYVLKLWYLTTGGEKGYVLMKCPTSAGEPTISPLPPFGVSVICSDTCMTVELPGGLLEDIQLMDESNNLVAVASAPKTCGYSLVRGNDKNILTAPYNACNVKILNNFYILRVLYTTLTGQHGDIHAKCPVPGLVPREGCKIPRSQQVACGPPNADPQLCVANGCCVDATTSQCYYPLDACTADGHFVFAVYRTSTKPEIDPGSLVISGNQSCAPVICTPDFAIFKFPVTGCGTHVFMVAETTIYLAEVHGMVRGTGQVYGEITRDSSYRLQVECRYSKGSLASTGYLVVNPPPPSATLAFGSLGVRLRIATDASYTTFHPLSHLPLSFLLGSKVYLEVQLMNPPDPNVVLLVHYCIAYPQSSQAAWVILYEGCPNILDYSSAAGLHVEYDNMPVSKHTRRFEIQSFQFLDYKTKQHLDEDIYFMCSTEVCSPKRSVCNEGCFDGRDMPVPVDLGVGGRCAGKPCPGNVVKRAAHGEGTFILDENVPHEQTEKQWTHFHGLLGLLGLLVPVSVVILFLKKWVVWKLSDPGEAV; from the exons ATGGTGTTGGAGCTGCCTAAGGAACCTCTAAAACGTGTCCTGTTTCTAG ATAAATCCAACCAGTGGGTAGCTGTCATTGATGCTCCTGAGTACTGCAACTACACCTTGTCTCAGGGAATCGGAAGGAACTTCTTCATAACGCCCTACACAGCCTGTGATGTCAGGATACTG AATAAAAACTATGTTTTGAAGCTATGGTATCTGACAACTGGTGGAGAAAAAGGGTATGTGCTGATGAAATGTCCCACTAGTGCTGGAGAACCAACAATATCGCCACTCCCTCCCTTTGGGGTGTCTGTCATCTGCAGTGATACTTGCATGACAGTGGAGCTTCCTGGGGGACTTCTAGAAGATATCCAATTAATGG ATGAATCCAATAACTTGGTAGCTGTTGCCAGTGCTCCCAAGACTTGTGGCTACAGTTTGGTGAGAGGGAACGACAAGAACATCTTGACTGCCCCCTACAATGCCTGTAATGTCAAGATACTG AACAACTTCTATATCCTGAGAGTCCTTTACACCACTCTTACTGGGCAGCATGGAGATATACATGCCAAGTGTCCTGTTCCTGGTCTAGTACCACGTGAGG GTTGCAAGATACCAAGAAGTCAGCAGGTTGCTTGTGGTCCACCTAATGCTGATCCACAACTGTGTGTGGCCAATGGATGTTGTGTGGATGCAACAACTTCCCAGTGTTACTATCCTTTGGATG CATGCACagcagatgggcattttgtattTGCAGTTTACCGCACCTCAACCAAGCCTGAAATAGATCCTGGTAGTCTAGTAATTTCAGGAAACCAATCCTGTGCCCCTGTAATCTGTACTCCAGACTTTGCTATCTTCAAATTCCCAGTGACTGGCTGTGGGACACATGTCTTT ATGGTGGCAGAGACTACAATCTATCTTGCTGAAGTTCATGGCATGGTTCGAGGGACCGGGCAGGTGTATGGAGAAATTACCAGAGACAGCTCTTACCG CCTCCAGGTGGAATGTCGCTATTCTAAAGGAAGTTTGGCCAGCACTGGTTACTTGGTGGTGAACCCACCGCCTCCATCAGCCACCTTGGCTTTTGGCTCACTTGGGGTTAGGTTAAGGATTGCCACAG ATGCCAGCTACACAACTTTCCACCCACTGTCCCATCTGCCCCTGAGCTTCTTACTTGGAAGCAAGGTGTATCTGGAAGTGCAGCTTATGAACCCTCCTGACCCCAATGTAGTTCTGCTGGTCCACTACTGCATCGCCTATCCCCAGTCCTCTCAAGCTGCCTGGGTGATCCTCTATGAAGG TTGTCCAAACATCCTGGATTACAGCAGTGCTGCTGGCCTCCATGTCGAATACGATAACATGCCTGTATCCAAGCACACTCGACGCTTTGAAATACAAAGCTTCCAGTTCCTGGACTACAAGACCAAGCAGCATTTGGATGAGGAT aTCTATTTTATGTGTTCAACTGAAGTGTGTTCCCCAAAACGCAGTGTTTGTAATGAAGGATGCTTTGATGGGAGAG ATATGCCTGTTCCAGTAGATCTTGGTGTGGGAGGGCGCTGTGCAGGAAAGCCTTGTCCTGGGAATGTAGTCAAGCGAGCTGCTCATGGTGAAGGAACCTTCATTTTGGATGAGAATGTGCCACATGAACAAACGG AGAAGCAATGGACGCACTTCCATGGTCTCCTGGGGCTGCTTGGTTTGCTGGTCCCGGTATCTGTTGTAATACTCTTCCTCAAGAAATGGGTTGTCTGGAAATTGTCAGATCCTGGAGAAGCAGTCTAA